From the Candidatus Saccharimonadales bacterium genome, one window contains:
- a CDS encoding AAA family ATPase: TDSQGRTVDFTNVILIATSNAATQEVQSLAKAGKTAEEIKTYLLDQKLYEYFRPEFLNRFDGVVIFKPLSMPHVEQISGLMLKKIGAQLEARGINFQVTPAAVRELAQKGYSEQFGARALRRIIQSEVQDALAKQLLSKSVSRRDTVIVDAGGQVRVEKAKPL; this comes from the coding sequence AACCGACAGTCAGGGCCGGACCGTGGACTTCACCAACGTGATTTTAATCGCGACTTCTAACGCCGCCACCCAAGAAGTCCAGAGCCTGGCTAAGGCGGGGAAAACGGCTGAAGAAATAAAAACCTATCTTTTAGACCAAAAACTTTACGAATATTTCCGGCCGGAATTTTTGAATAGGTTTGACGGAGTTGTTATCTTCAAACCGTTAAGTATGCCACACGTTGAACAAATTTCCGGTCTCATGCTGAAAAAAATCGGGGCTCAGCTTGAAGCTCGCGGCATTAATTTTCAAGTTACGCCCGCGGCCGTGCGCGAGCTGGCGCAAAAAGGTTACAGCGAGCAGTTTGGCGCCCGGGCCCTGCGGCGGATTATTCAGTCCGAAGTCCAAGACGCCCTGGCCAAACAGCTGCTTTCCAAGTCAGTCAGCCGCCGAGATACGGTTATAGTTGATGCCGGCGGTCAGGTTCGGGTTGAAAAAGCCAAGCCGCTTTAA